The following coding sequences lie in one Komagataeibacter sucrofermentans DSM 15973 genomic window:
- a CDS encoding polyprenol monophosphomannose synthase produces the protein MQALSASEPRERHEGASPHPGPGLSIIIPCYQERGNIAPLFHAVRKAVTGHDWELIFVDDNSPDGTIDEVWRLAQADSRVRGLLRIGRRGLSSAVIEGVLSSSAPVVAVMDCDMQHDEALLAGMADAISHQGYDIAIGSRHVKGGDNAGLANAWRRALSGFGIRVAQCLLPIRVSDPMSGFFAMRRALFVQSVGGLSGTGFKILLDLLMAQKARPRVIELPFVFRARHEGVSKMDRKVLLQFVQMLFHHLRRRRR, from the coding sequence ATGCAAGCTTTGTCCGCATCTGAACCACGGGAGAGGCATGAAGGCGCTTCCCCTCATCCGGGGCCGGGGCTGAGCATCATCATTCCGTGCTATCAGGAGCGGGGCAATATCGCGCCGCTGTTCCATGCCGTCCGAAAAGCGGTGACCGGTCATGACTGGGAACTCATTTTTGTCGATGACAATTCACCCGATGGCACCATTGATGAGGTCTGGCGCCTGGCACAGGCTGACAGTCGGGTGCGCGGTCTGCTGCGGATCGGGCGGCGGGGCCTGTCTTCCGCCGTGATCGAGGGGGTGCTGTCCTCCTCAGCGCCAGTCGTGGCGGTGATGGATTGCGACATGCAGCATGATGAAGCCCTGCTGGCCGGCATGGCCGATGCCATAAGCCACCAGGGCTATGACATCGCCATAGGCAGCCGCCATGTCAAAGGCGGCGACAATGCCGGGCTGGCCAATGCCTGGCGGCGCGCGCTGTCGGGCTTTGGCATCCGGGTGGCGCAATGCCTGCTGCCCATCCGGGTGAGTGACCCCATGAGCGGGTTCTTCGCCATGCGGCGCGCCCTGTTTGTGCAGTCGGTTGGCGGCCTGTCGGGCACGGGGTTCAAGATCCTGCTTGACCTGCTCATGGCGCAGAAAGCGCGGCCGCGGGTTATTGAACTGCCATTCGTGTTCCGCGCCCGGCATGAAGGGGTGAGCAAGATGGACAGGAAGGTGCTGTTGCAATTCGTGCAGATGCTGTTTCATCATCTGCGGCGGCGCAGGAGGTAA
- a CDS encoding EAL domain-containing protein, translating to MGKEIFPVTSENVNSDICMDMLEQARDGVIIIDDRNCIVFFNKAAEQLWGYTEAEVKGRNVKCLVPMPYRQDHDGFIAHNRETGLNRIVGTSREITFESKNGDYVSAEMSISTALIGKDQKRYYMAFMKGVTEESHRRKLLDLQNKVFRSLSGDMLIQDVADLVCQGVEEFVPNTVAVLMQLTAEHRLEVLSGSGMPRRFMTALENMILTEADITALANDLDEANSVVWESYRSLGISLGLHECWASAIRAPNGRISGILALYSRNQHKVADWPQKIVSGAVPFCGVVIEQYEARQHISQLANYDPLTGFLNRSSLHKLLKSMISRPGDNHFAVLLLDLDRFRDINDALGHIQGDTFLKVIAERLKTLCRSNYILSRSGGDDFVIIIPNATAETAVDFIKMVADAMHHPLEVGGNHLSTSFSTGIATFPENGPDGESLISHAEMAMRQAKKEARGSYRLVSSIDSKDAQDRLVLGSALRESLSQGLLNLHYQPQIEARTGEIYGVEALARWNHPALGNIFPSRFIAVAEETGQIEAIGRWSLEKACRQITQWDRDGVHIPVVSVNLSAGHFHNRSLVSMIADLLHKYDLSPERLTVEITESVMMDESEETMNVLAAIRKLGVGLSMDDFGTGFSSLSRLTRLPLTEIKIDRSFIMNLEHDANAQAVTTAVIGIGNRLGMTVVTEGVETEVQYDLLESLHCDVLQGYLFAKPMSATDLETWFRKPRKLMPAMMKNRKKPSS from the coding sequence ATGGGAAAGGAAATATTTCCTGTAACGAGCGAAAACGTAAATTCAGATATCTGCATGGATATGCTGGAGCAGGCCCGCGATGGCGTTATTATTATTGACGACAGAAACTGCATTGTCTTTTTTAACAAAGCGGCAGAACAACTCTGGGGATATACAGAGGCTGAGGTAAAGGGGCGCAATGTCAAATGCCTCGTGCCAATGCCCTATCGCCAGGATCATGATGGTTTTATTGCCCATAACCGCGAGACAGGCCTCAACCGCATTGTAGGCACATCACGCGAGATCACGTTTGAAAGCAAGAACGGCGATTATGTCTCGGCCGAGATGTCCATCTCCACGGCACTGATCGGCAAGGATCAGAAACGATACTACATGGCCTTTATGAAAGGGGTCACCGAAGAGAGCCACCGCAGGAAGCTGCTTGACCTGCAGAACAAGGTTTTCCGCTCTCTGTCAGGCGACATGCTGATACAGGACGTGGCGGATCTGGTCTGTCAGGGTGTGGAAGAGTTCGTGCCCAACACCGTTGCCGTGTTGATGCAGCTCACGGCAGAGCACCGCCTGGAGGTTCTGTCAGGCTCAGGCATGCCGCGCCGGTTCATGACGGCGCTGGAGAATATGATTCTCACGGAAGCAGATATCACCGCCCTGGCCAATGATCTGGATGAAGCGAATTCCGTTGTATGGGAAAGTTATCGCTCGCTCGGTATCTCGCTCGGGCTGCATGAGTGCTGGGCTTCGGCCATCAGGGCGCCCAACGGGCGTATTTCCGGCATTCTGGCGCTGTATTCGCGCAATCAGCACAAGGTGGCCGACTGGCCGCAGAAGATCGTATCGGGCGCGGTACCGTTCTGTGGTGTTGTGATCGAGCAGTATGAGGCCCGGCAGCATATTTCACAGCTCGCCAATTATGATCCGCTGACCGGCTTTCTGAACCGTTCATCGCTGCATAAGCTGCTCAAGTCGATGATCAGCCGGCCTGGCGACAACCATTTTGCCGTGCTGCTGCTGGATCTTGATCGCTTTCGGGACATCAATGATGCGCTGGGACACATACAGGGTGATACATTCCTCAAGGTCATTGCCGAGCGGCTGAAAACGCTGTGCCGCAGCAACTATATCCTCAGCCGTTCAGGCGGGGATGATTTTGTCATCATCATTCCCAATGCCACGGCCGAAACGGCGGTCGACTTCATCAAGATGGTGGCGGACGCCATGCACCACCCGTTGGAAGTCGGGGGCAATCATCTCTCGACCTCCTTCAGCACCGGTATCGCGACATTCCCCGAAAACGGGCCCGATGGCGAATCCCTGATCAGCCATGCCGAAATGGCCATGCGCCAGGCCAAGAAGGAAGCCCGCGGCAGCTATCGCCTGGTCAGTTCGATCGACAGCAAGGATGCACAGGACCGGCTCGTGCTGGGCAGTGCGTTGCGTGAATCCCTCTCCCAGGGGCTGCTCAACCTGCATTACCAGCCTCAGATCGAAGCCCGGACAGGAGAGATTTATGGCGTGGAAGCGCTGGCGCGGTGGAACCATCCCGCCCTTGGCAACATCTTTCCCTCCCGCTTCATCGCCGTAGCCGAGGAAACAGGGCAGATCGAGGCGATCGGCCGATGGTCGCTGGAGAAAGCGTGCCGCCAGATCACGCAGTGGGACCGTGATGGCGTGCATATCCCGGTTGTTTCGGTCAACCTTTCGGCTGGGCATTTCCATAACCGTTCGCTCGTATCGATGATCGCGGACCTGCTGCATAAATATGACCTCTCGCCCGAGCGGCTGACCGTTGAAATCACGGAAAGTGTCATGATGGATGAAAGCGAGGAGACAATGAACGTCCTTGCCGCCATTCGTAAGCTGGGGGTTGGCCTGTCGATGGATGATTTTGGCACCGGCTTTTCCAGCCTGTCGCGCCTGACACGGCTGCCACTGACCGAAATCAAGATCGACCGCAGCTTCATCATGAATCTGGAGCACGATGCAAATGCGCAGGCGGTTACAACTGCAGTGATCGGTATTGGCAACCGGTTGGGCATGACGGTTGTAACCGAGGGGGTGGAGACTGAGGTCCAGTATGATTTGCTTGAAAGCCTGCACTGCGATGTTCTGCAGGGCTATCTGTTTGCCAAGCCCATGTCTGCCACGGATCTGGAAACGTGGTTTCGCAAACCGCGCAAGCTCATGCCAGCGATGATGAAAAACAGGAAAAAACCCTCCAGCTAG
- the leuS gene encoding leucine--tRNA ligase yields the protein MTETSTPPDNATPAYDFHTAEPQWQERWAASGIFDVPDVPPADRPKYYVLEMFPYPSGQLHMGHVRNYTLGDVVARYKRARGFSVLHPMGWDAFGLPAENAARERGVHPGKWTMDNIAAMRATLKRLGFSFNWDREIATCLPEYYGKQQKLFLDMLRGGLVERRESWVNWDPVDNTVLANEQVVDGRGWRSGALIEQKKLSQWFLRITQFAPQLLEGLSTLPRWPERVRTMQERWIGRSEGAKVRFGLHAPPAGFDTDLDSVEVFTTRPDTLFGMSFLAIAADHPLAAKVAAGNAKAQEFIAECQRLGTSEEAIETAEKRGFDTGLRVSHPFMPDKSFPVWIANFVLMDYGTGAVFGCPCGDQRDLDFARKYNLPVTPVILPPGAEAATFTMTDKACDGHGTLFNSGFLDGLDTDAAKKEAITRLEGMGIGQGVVNWRLRDWGISRQRYWGCPIPVIHCTDCGAQPVPDDQLPVKLPEDVTFDRPGNPLAHHPTWKHVACPNCGKPAERETDTCDTFVDSSWYFARFTAPNAATPTLPAAADGWLPVDQYIGGIEHAILHLLYARFFTRAMHETGHLHVDEPFNGLFTQGMVNHESYRDADGNWLYPEEVERRGDGAVRRDNGAPVTIGRVEKMSKSKRNTVAPVAIIERFGADTARWFVLSDSPPERDMEWTESGVAASARFLQRLFRLVRAVAEQTPADAPCPATFSRAADGLRRATHRAIAAVTEALEGFSANVAVARLHELTSALAEAEKAAGDDGMAFARREAATMLALLAAPMVPHQAEAMMALLEPGGQPVVERAWPTAIPDLLKASELTIAVQIMGKLRGTIAVAPDLPADRVIALAEAEPNVARLLEGARIVKRIHVPGRIVNFVVAK from the coding sequence ATGACCGAAACCAGCACCCCACCGGACAACGCCACCCCCGCCTATGATTTCCACACGGCCGAGCCGCAGTGGCAGGAACGCTGGGCGGCCTCGGGCATCTTCGACGTGCCAGACGTGCCTCCCGCCGACCGGCCCAAATATTACGTGCTGGAGATGTTCCCCTACCCGTCAGGCCAGCTGCACATGGGTCATGTGCGCAACTATACGCTTGGCGATGTGGTGGCGCGGTACAAGCGCGCGCGGGGCTTCAGCGTGCTGCACCCGATGGGGTGGGATGCCTTCGGCCTGCCCGCCGAGAACGCGGCGCGCGAGCGCGGCGTGCACCCCGGCAAGTGGACGATGGACAACATCGCCGCCATGCGCGCCACGCTGAAGCGCCTTGGCTTCTCCTTCAACTGGGACCGCGAGATCGCGACCTGCCTGCCTGAATATTATGGCAAGCAGCAGAAGCTGTTCCTCGACATGCTCAGGGGCGGGCTGGTCGAGCGCCGCGAAAGCTGGGTCAACTGGGACCCCGTGGACAATACCGTGCTCGCCAACGAGCAGGTGGTGGACGGGCGCGGCTGGCGCTCAGGCGCGCTGATCGAGCAGAAAAAGCTCTCGCAGTGGTTCCTCAGGATCACCCAATTCGCCCCGCAACTGCTTGAGGGCCTGTCCACCCTGCCGCGCTGGCCCGAGCGCGTGCGCACCATGCAGGAGCGCTGGATTGGCCGCTCGGAAGGGGCAAAGGTCCGCTTTGGCCTGCACGCGCCACCCGCGGGCTTCGACACCGATCTTGATTCGGTCGAGGTGTTCACCACCCGCCCCGACACGCTGTTCGGCATGTCCTTCCTCGCCATTGCCGCCGACCACCCGCTGGCGGCCAAGGTGGCTGCGGGCAATGCGAAGGCGCAGGAATTCATTGCCGAATGCCAGCGCCTTGGCACATCGGAAGAGGCGATCGAAACCGCCGAGAAGCGCGGCTTCGACACCGGGCTGCGTGTCAGCCACCCCTTCATGCCCGATAAGTCCTTCCCGGTCTGGATCGCGAATTTCGTGCTGATGGATTACGGCACGGGCGCTGTATTCGGCTGCCCCTGTGGCGACCAGCGCGACCTTGACTTCGCGCGCAAATACAACCTGCCTGTCACGCCTGTCATTTTGCCGCCGGGGGCGGAGGCCGCGACCTTCACCATGACCGACAAGGCCTGTGACGGCCACGGCACGCTGTTCAACTCCGGCTTCCTTGACGGGCTGGACACGGATGCGGCGAAGAAAGAGGCCATTACCCGGCTTGAAGGCATGGGTATTGGCCAGGGCGTGGTCAACTGGCGCCTGCGCGACTGGGGCATCTCGCGCCAGCGCTACTGGGGCTGCCCGATCCCCGTCATCCACTGCACCGATTGCGGCGCGCAGCCCGTGCCCGATGACCAGTTGCCCGTAAAGCTGCCCGAGGACGTGACCTTCGACCGCCCCGGCAACCCGCTGGCGCATCACCCCACCTGGAAGCACGTAGCCTGCCCCAACTGCGGCAAGCCTGCCGAGCGCGAGACCGATACCTGCGACACGTTTGTGGACAGCTCATGGTATTTCGCCCGCTTTACCGCACCCAACGCCGCTACCCCCACCCTGCCTGCCGCCGCCGATGGCTGGCTGCCGGTGGACCAGTATATTGGCGGCATCGAGCATGCGATCCTGCACCTGCTCTATGCCCGCTTCTTTACCCGCGCCATGCACGAGACCGGGCACCTGCATGTGGATGAACCCTTCAACGGGCTGTTCACCCAAGGCATGGTCAACCACGAAAGCTACCGCGACGCGGATGGCAACTGGCTCTACCCCGAGGAAGTCGAGCGCAGGGGCGATGGCGCGGTGCGCCGCGACAACGGTGCGCCGGTCACGATCGGCCGCGTGGAAAAGATGTCCAAGTCCAAGCGCAACACGGTAGCGCCCGTGGCCATCATCGAGCGGTTTGGCGCGGATACGGCGCGATGGTTCGTGCTGTCTGACAGCCCGCCCGAGCGTGACATGGAATGGACGGAATCCGGTGTCGCAGCCTCCGCGCGCTTCCTGCAGCGCCTGTTCCGCCTTGTGCGCGCCGTGGCCGAACAGACCCCGGCAGATGCCCCCTGCCCCGCCACGTTCTCACGCGCGGCTGATGGCCTGCGCCGGGCCACGCACCGCGCCATTGCCGCCGTGACCGAGGCGCTTGAAGGCTTCAGCGCCAACGTGGCCGTGGCCCGCCTGCATGAACTCACCTCCGCCCTGGCCGAGGCCGAGAAAGCGGCAGGCGATGACGGCATGGCCTTTGCCCGCCGCGAGGCCGCCACCATGCTGGCCCTGCTCGCCGCCCCCATGGTGCCCCACCAGGCGGAAGCGATGATGGCGCTGCTCGAGCCGGGCGGCCAGCCCGTGGTGGAACGCGCCTGGCCCACCGCCATCCCTGACCTGCTCAAGGCCAGCGAACTGACCATTGCGGTGCAGATCATGGGCAAGTTGCGCGGCACCATCGCCGTGGCCCCCGACCTGCCGGCGGACAGGGTGATCGCCCTGGCCGAAGCCGAGCCGAACGTGGCCCGCCTGCTTGAGGGGGCGCGGATCGTCAAGCGCATCCACGTGCCCGGCCGCATCGTCAATTTCGTGGTTGCAAAATAG
- a CDS encoding recombinase family protein — MLVGYARVSTDEQTLDVQLEHLHKAGCNFIFEEKMSGAERQRPALNRMLKKVKAGDVVIIHKLDRLARSTKHLLEIAEHLQKKQTGLRSISEPWADTTSPAGRMILTIFAGIAEFERAQIRERTAAGRRLARQRGVQMGRPTKLTHDDTTLVCQLVMKEGLSVAHVARRFGVHKATVYRILNRHQQTPA; from the coding sequence ATGCTGGTTGGATATGCACGCGTAAGCACGGATGAACAGACTCTGGATGTGCAACTGGAGCATCTGCACAAGGCTGGTTGCAATTTCATCTTTGAAGAAAAAATGTCCGGCGCGGAGCGGCAACGTCCAGCACTCAACCGAATGTTAAAAAAAGTTAAGGCTGGTGATGTGGTTATCATTCACAAGCTCGACCGCCTCGCCCGCTCGACAAAACACCTTCTTGAAATTGCAGAGCATCTGCAAAAAAAACAGACGGGGCTTCGGTCCATTTCAGAGCCATGGGCCGATACCACCTCTCCGGCGGGGCGGATGATCCTGACCATATTTGCAGGCATAGCGGAGTTCGAACGGGCCCAGATCCGCGAACGTACGGCCGCAGGCCGCAGGCTTGCACGCCAGCGCGGCGTGCAGATGGGCCGCCCGACAAAGCTGACACATGATGACACGACTCTCGTCTGCCAGCTGGTCATGAAAGAGGGACTATCCGTTGCGCATGTGGCCAGGAGGTTCGGGGTACACAAGGCAACAGTCTACCGGATACTGAACCGGCATCAGCAAACCCCTGCGTAA
- the holA gene encoding DNA polymerase III subunit delta, producing the protein MKIDARSVSTTLNAPGALRAIVLHGDDAGLIRERATTAARAICPDLNDPFRVAMLGHEDHDRLEEETTALSLTGGRRVIWLREVGDTVLAALQRCLAQESDTLVILEAPGLASRSKLRAFAEKDRHCGVIGCYPEEGRALEGAIRQMLAGHKVDIDPDALGWMVERAGPDRAATRSEVEKLALFAGAGGRLGLEDVRACVGDAAGVSLEDAAFAAMAGEREAADAAAERALVTDGSSPVALARVLLAHIHRLRRVRLAMDGGMGRAEAMRQLRPPVFFKRTDSFGQALNAWSAAALLEAAQDTQALELACKQTGSPDIVLGLRHVARLCGLAQKARRRR; encoded by the coding sequence GTGAAGATCGACGCCCGCTCCGTCAGCACGACCCTGAACGCGCCCGGCGCGCTGCGGGCCATCGTGCTGCATGGAGATGATGCCGGGCTGATCCGCGAACGGGCCACGACGGCGGCACGGGCCATCTGCCCCGACCTGAATGATCCGTTTCGCGTGGCCATGCTGGGCCACGAGGACCATGACCGGCTGGAGGAGGAAACCACTGCCCTGTCCCTGACCGGGGGGCGGCGCGTGATCTGGCTGCGCGAGGTGGGTGACACTGTGCTGGCCGCCCTGCAACGCTGCCTGGCGCAGGAGTCCGACACGCTGGTCATTCTCGAAGCGCCGGGCCTGGCCTCGCGCTCGAAGCTGCGCGCCTTTGCCGAAAAGGACCGCCATTGCGGCGTGATCGGCTGCTACCCCGAGGAAGGCCGCGCGCTTGAAGGCGCGATCCGGCAGATGCTGGCGGGGCATAAGGTGGACATTGACCCCGATGCGCTGGGCTGGATGGTCGAACGCGCGGGGCCGGACCGCGCCGCCACCCGCAGCGAAGTGGAAAAACTGGCCCTGTTTGCCGGTGCTGGCGGCAGGCTGGGGCTGGAGGACGTGCGCGCCTGCGTGGGTGATGCGGCTGGCGTGTCGCTGGAGGATGCGGCCTTTGCCGCGATGGCAGGCGAGCGCGAAGCCGCCGATGCCGCTGCCGAGCGCGCGCTGGTGACCGATGGCAGCAGCCCGGTGGCGCTGGCGCGTGTGCTGCTGGCCCATATTCACCGCCTGCGCCGGGTGCGGCTGGCCATGGATGGCGGGATGGGCCGCGCGGAAGCCATGCGGCAGTTGCGGCCGCCGGTGTTTTTCAAACGCACGGACAGTTTTGGGCAGGCACTCAATGCCTGGTCGGCTGCCGCCCTGCTTGAGGCGGCACAGGATACTCAGGCGCTGGAGCTGGCCTGCAAGCAGACCGGCAGCCCCGACATCGTGCTGGGGCTGCGGCATGTGGCCCGCCTGTGCGGCCTTGCGCAGAAGGCGCGCAGGCGGCGCTAA